A single Vigna radiata var. radiata cultivar VC1973A chromosome 8, Vradiata_ver6, whole genome shotgun sequence DNA region contains:
- the LOC106770284 gene encoding uncharacterized protein LOC106770284 — protein MEMEHKALWALKFLNFDPHETQNKRRRQILDLEEMHFHVYDSSRSYKEKVKLYHDRKLIKRVFNPGQQVLLFNSRLKLFPGKSKSKWSWPLDGRRLEENAGLELCEPDSTSSKLLRR, from the coding sequence ATGGAGATGGAGCATAAAGCTTTATGGGCTCTGAAATTTCTGaattttgatcctcatgaaaCCCAGAATAAACGCAGGAGGCAGATACTGGACCTTGAAGAAATGCATTTTCATGTCTATGACTCCTCTAggagttataaagaaaaggtaaaactCTATCATGACAGGAAGCTGATAAAGAGAGTCTTCAATCCAGGGCAACAGGTATTATTGTTCAATTCAAGATTGAAGTTGTTTCCTGGAAAGTCGAAGTCAAAATGGTCATGGCCTTTAGATGGAAGACGCCTTGAGGAGAACGCCGGATTGGAGCTGTGCGAACCCGATTCgacctcctcgaagcttctccgacgatGA